Proteins encoded together in one Thermomonospora curvata DSM 43183 window:
- a CDS encoding TetR/AcrR family transcriptional regulator produces the protein MSRSRGVRERVRAELTREIVELARRHLATEGAAGLSLRAVAREMGMASSAIYRYFPSKDDLLTTLIIEGYTALGRAVERADAGCDPADHGGRWRAACRAVRDWALAHPHEYALLYGSPVPGYRAPQDTVAPALRATLVFCRIVADAHRAGVLAAPPGAAAAEQGFPAAVAEDLERVRRQVMPGLPDEVIMRAMTAWSGVYGWVSFELFGQFNGVLEHRAAMFERAVAELGTLIGLPAPVGESAHDR, from the coding sequence ATGAGCAGGAGCCGGGGCGTGCGGGAACGGGTGCGCGCGGAACTGACCCGCGAAATCGTGGAGCTCGCCCGGCGGCACCTGGCCACCGAGGGGGCGGCCGGGCTGTCGCTGCGCGCGGTGGCCCGCGAAATGGGCATGGCCTCCTCGGCGATCTACCGCTATTTCCCCAGCAAGGACGACCTGCTCACCACGCTGATCATCGAGGGCTACACCGCGCTGGGCCGGGCGGTGGAGCGCGCCGACGCCGGCTGCGACCCCGCCGACCACGGGGGACGCTGGCGGGCCGCCTGCCGTGCCGTCCGTGACTGGGCGCTGGCCCACCCGCACGAGTACGCCCTGCTGTACGGGTCCCCCGTCCCCGGCTACCGGGCGCCGCAGGACACCGTCGCCCCCGCGCTGCGCGCCACCTTGGTCTTCTGCCGCATCGTCGCCGACGCCCACCGCGCCGGGGTGCTGGCCGCCCCGCCCGGGGCCGCCGCGGCGGAGCAGGGCTTTCCAGCGGCCGTGGCCGAGGACCTGGAGCGGGTGCGCCGGCAGGTCATGCCGGGGCTGCCCGACGAGGTGATCATGCGGGCGATGACCGCTTGGTCAGGGGTGTACGGGTGGGTCAGTTTCGAGCTGTTCGGCCAGTTCAACGGCGTCCTGGAGCACCGGGCGGCGATGTTTGAGCGCGCGGTGGCCGAGCTGGGGACGCTCATCGGCCTGCCGGCGCCGGTGGGAGAATCGGCCCATGATCGGTGA
- a CDS encoding YbaK/EbsC family protein → MIGELDWVPAETRPDLLAEPVRTAPPQRAMVAEIDPELADTAAFCEHYKVPLGASANCVIVAAKRGGEVRMAACMVLATHRADINGAVRRHLGARKASFAPMAEATRLTGMEYGGITPIGLPKDWPVLVDEAVAAAPEVVIGSGLRRSKLLVPGAALAGLDSAEVIALGRPVA, encoded by the coding sequence ATGATCGGTGAACTGGACTGGGTGCCCGCCGAAACCCGCCCGGACCTGCTGGCCGAGCCCGTCCGCACGGCGCCGCCGCAGCGGGCGATGGTGGCCGAGATCGACCCGGAGCTGGCCGACACCGCCGCGTTCTGCGAGCACTACAAGGTGCCCCTCGGCGCGTCCGCCAACTGCGTCATCGTGGCCGCCAAGCGGGGCGGGGAGGTGCGCATGGCCGCCTGCATGGTGCTGGCCACCCACCGCGCCGACATCAACGGGGCGGTGCGCCGCCACCTGGGCGCGCGCAAGGCGTCCTTCGCCCCCATGGCGGAGGCCACCCGGCTCACCGGCATGGAGTACGGCGGCATCACCCCCATCGGCCTGCCGAAGGACTGGCCGGTGCTGGTGGACGAGGCGGTCGCGGCCGCGCCCGAGGTCGTCATCGGCAGCGGGCTGCGCCGCTCCAAGCTGCTGGTCCCCGGAGCGGCCCTGGCCGGCCTGGACAGCGCCGAGGTGATCGCGCTGGGCCGCCCGGTGGCTTGA